TGACCTTCGTGCGCTTCAGCGGATGCTCGATGAGATGCGCGTTCTGCGACACGAGGGGGGCTCAGAGGGTCGAGGCCGGCTTCCGCGTTGAGACGCCGCCGGGCTCCCGGACGTTCTCCATGCACAAGAATCCGGTTGCGATCACAAGGCTCGCGGAGATGATGGAGGCGTTTGACGACGAGTTCGTGAGTATCACCGGAGGCGAGCCGCTGGAGCAGGCGGATTTCCTGGCCGAGTGGCTGCCGTCGGTCGCTGCGAAGAGGAGGGTGTTGCTCGAGACCAACGGCGTGCTGCACTCGGCCCTCGGCAAGGTGCTTCCCCATGTCTCGGTGGTCAGCATGGACTTGAAGCTTCCGTCGTCCACGCGCAGGCCCGCCGTCTGGGCGGAACATGAGGAGTTTCTGAGGGCGGTGCTCGCGGCCGGAGTCGAGGCGTACGTGAAGATCGTGGTGACGGGCGACACCTCGGACAACGACATACAGAGGGCCATAGGCCTCGTGGGCAGCGTCAACACGTACCTGCCTATATTCATCCAGCCGGCGTTCGACGATCTCTCCCTGAACGCAGCCATCTCGGAGGAGAGGCTCTCCTCGATCGAGCGCCTCTGCGGCGCTTACCTGACGGACGTGCGCGTCCAGCCTCAGATGCACAGGCAGTGGGGGGTATTATGATCACAAGAGAGGAATACGAGAGCCGCGAGGAGGAGATGCTGGCGCCCTACGCGGCCAAGAGCGCTCGCAGCCGCGGCCGCGTGCACAAGGAGCCCGAGTGCGAGTTCCGCACCTGCTTTGCGCGCGACCGCGACCGGATAGTCCACTGCGAGGCCTTCCGCCGCCTGGAGTACAAGACCCAGGTCTTCGTCAACCACGAGGGGGACTACTACCGCACGAGGCTCACGCACACGCTCGAGGTGGCACAGATATCCAGGGGGCTCGCGCGCACGCTCCGGCTCAACGAGGACCTCGCCGAGGCGATCGCGCTTGCGCACGACCTCGGGCACACGCCGTTCGGCCATCGCGGCGAGACCGCGCTCAACGAACTGATGGCGAACCACGGGGGTTTCGAGCACAACCGCCAGAGCTACCGCGTGGTCACGCTGCTGGAGCGCCGCTATCCTGATTTTCCCGGCCTCAATCTCTCCGCCGAGGTCCTTGAGGGGCTGCTCAAACACGCTGGCGAGTACGATTCCCCGGAGCTCGGCGGCCTAGCGGTGGATATGAAGAGATATCCCTCGCTCGAGGCGCAGGTGGTGAACGTGGCGGACGAGATCGCCTACATGAACCACGACCTGGACGATGGGCTCGAGTCCGGCATGCTGAAGACGGCCGACCTCGACAACGTCGAGCTCTGGAAGCGGGTCAACTCTGAAGTCTCGAAAGATCACCCCGGTATCGCGCCCAAGATGCAGAAGAGCCAGGCGATCAGGAGGCTCATACACCTGCTGGTCACAGATCT
The nucleotide sequence above comes from bacterium. Encoded proteins:
- a CDS encoding 7-carboxy-7-deazaguanine synthase QueE produces the protein METRANIVEIFSSLQGEGRYVGEPMTFVRFSGCSMRCAFCDTRGAQRVEAGFRVETPPGSRTFSMHKNPVAITRLAEMMEAFDDEFVSITGGEPLEQADFLAEWLPSVAAKRRVLLETNGVLHSALGKVLPHVSVVSMDLKLPSSTRRPAVWAEHEEFLRAVLAAGVEAYVKIVVTGDTSDNDIQRAIGLVGSVNTYLPIFIQPAFDDLSLNAAISEERLSSIERLCGAYLTDVRVQPQMHRQWGVL
- a CDS encoding deoxyguanosinetriphosphate triphosphohydrolase, producing MITREEYESREEEMLAPYAAKSARSRGRVHKEPECEFRTCFARDRDRIVHCEAFRRLEYKTQVFVNHEGDYYRTRLTHTLEVAQISRGLARTLRLNEDLAEAIALAHDLGHTPFGHRGETALNELMANHGGFEHNRQSYRVVTLLERRYPDFPGLNLSAEVLEGLLKHAGEYDSPELGGLAVDMKRYPSLEAQVVNVADEIAYMNHDLDDGLESGMLKTADLDNVELWKRVNSEVSKDHPGIAPKMQKSQAIRRLIHLLVTDL